GCAATCCCCTGCGCCACGAGCGCCGCGTTCAGGTCCGGTTCCTTGATCTCGACCACGTTGACCGTGACCTTGCGACCGATGAAGCTTTCCAGCTCCTCGCGAACCTTGTCGACCTCGCCGCCCCGCGGACCGATGACCACACCGGGCCGGCCGCTGTGCATCGTCACGTTCACTTCGTTCCGCGTCCGCACGATCTCCACCCGCGCCACCGCCCCCTTCGGCATCCGCTGGTTGTACCGCCGATCCACGAAATCTCGAATCTTCTGATCCTCGACCAGGCAGTCCCCGTAGCTGGCCTTCGGGGCAAACCACGTGCTCTGCCACCCGAGGGTGACTCCCGTTCTGAAACCAATTGGCGATGTCTTCTGGCCCATAGTCCGCTCGGTATCTTCCCTACATTCTCCTGCCTACGCCTGCGTCACCGTCACATGAATGTGGCAGGCCCTTTTGCGAATCGGATGCGCTCGACCGCGATCCTTCGGGATCCATCGCTTGGTCCCCAACCGGACTCCGGCGTCGTCGACGCGCGCCTCGCTGACGTACAACTGCTCGACGTCCGCCTGCTGCTCGTCGGCATCGGCCACCGCCGCCTTCAGCACCTTGTCGACCATCGGCGCCGCCCGTTTGCGGGTGAACTTCAGGACGTCCATAGCATCCTGCACGCTTCGCCCGACGATCAACTGCGTCACCAGCCGAACCTTTCGCGCCGACATCGGAGCGTACTGGTAGGAAGACCGCCAGTCCGCGATCTCCAACGGCTCGACGTCCAGCGCCTCGGCCAGGCGACGCACGTCCTCCGTCCGGGGCTTCGGCTTGAACAGGCCCTTCTGCCAGTTTCGCACCGCCGCAGCCGCCTTCTTGTCGTCGAATCCGCCCCGGGCAAGGCTCTTGCCCAAGTCGTCGGCCGTCATCCGCTGCTGCTGGCACACTTCTCTGAGTTTCGTTGCGCTAATCATACCTTCGGTCCCGTACCCGGTGGATCACCATCCAACCCACATGGCCGTTCTATTTGATCTTCTTGCTCGAATGTCCTTTGAACGTCCGCGTGAGCGAGAACTCCCCGAGCTTATGCCCGACCATATCTTCCGTCACGAACACTTTATGGAACAGCTTGCCGTTGTGGACCATGAAGGTGAACCCGACGAACTCCGGAACGATCGTACAGCGGCGCGCCCAGGTCTTGATCGGGTTGCGGCTGTTCTCGCTGATCTGCCGGTTCACCTTGGCGAACAGCTTCTCGTCAACAAACGGTCCCTTTTTGAGCGATCTACTCATCTTGGCTCTCTTCACTGTCCGGGTCGCGCTGCGGCCCCGCCGCACCGTGCCCAAAGTGACTGTTCATCCTTACAGCGTCAACTGCCCTTGCCGCGTATTCTTGCGCCGACGAATAATCCGGTTGTTGCTCGTCTTGCGCGGATTCCGTGTCTTGCCGCCCTTGGCCAGCTTGCCCTTGGGCGAACACGGATGCCGCCCGCCGTTGGACCGGCCTTCGCCGCCGCCCATCGGGTGCGCCACGGGGTTCATCGCCTTGCCCCGAACGTGAGGCCGACGACCCATGTGACGCTTGCGACCGGCCTTGCCGATCCGCACGTTCTGGTGCTCGGCATTGCTGAGCCGGCCGATCGTCGCCCGGCATTCCTTGCGGACCATTCGCATTTCACCGCTCGGCAGAACCAGCGTCACCCAGTCGCCATCTTTGGCAACGATCCGCGCCGCGTTTCCGGCGCCGCGAACCAGCTTGCCGCCCTGGCCGGCCGTCATCTCCACGTTGTGCACCTCGAGGCTCGCCGGGATCGCCGACAGCGGCATGGCGTTGCCCGGCTTCGGCTCGCACACCGGGCCGCTCTCGATCACGTCCCCGACCTTGATGCCCATCGGGCACAGGATGTACCGCTTCTCCCCGTCGGCGTACTCAAGCAGCGAGATAAAGCAACTGCGATTCGGATCGTACTCGACCGTCGCCACCTTCGCCGTCATCCCGTCTTTGTTTCGCTTGAAATCGATCATGCGGTAGATCCGCCGCGCGCCGCCCCCACGGAACCGCGTCGTGGTGACGCCGTGGTGGTTGCGTCCGCCGCGCTTCTTGATCCGCTTGCACAGCGTCTTTTCCGGCCGATTCGTTGTCAGTTCCGAGTAATCGTTCACGGAACTGTTCCGCCGCCCGGCGCTGGTTGGTCTGTAAATCCGAATGCCCATAACGCACTTTCTCTCTACCGTGCCGTTTTAGAACAGATCGATATGGTAGTCCGGCTGCAGATACACAACGGCCTTCTTCCAGCTCGACGTCATGCCGATCGTCCGACCGCGACGCCTGTGCTTGCCCTTTCGGTTGGCCGTTCGCACCTTGTCCACCTTGACCCCGTAGATCCTCTCGACGGCGTTCTTGACCTGCGTCTTGTTCGCCTTCCGATTGACCTCGAAGGAATACGCGCCCTTCGCATTGGCGAAGTGCATCCCCTGTTCCGTCACCAGGGGTCGGACTATCACGTTGAAATCATCCATCACAAGACCGCATTCTCACAATCGTCGCCTCGCCTGGCGAGACGGCTCGTTTCTACGCTCACCCGTCAGCTCTCGCCGGCGGCATCTCGGTTCAGGAACGCCATAAGGGCATCCTTCGTGAACAGCATTCTCTGGTGCGTGCAAATGTCGCCCGCGTTCAGATCGGCCACAGGCAGCACGTCCACCTTCTGCACGTTCCGGACCGACTTGTACAGGTTCTGGTCGTACTCCTTGACCGCCACCAGACAACTGCGATCGATCTTCAGGCTCTTCAGGACGCTGGCGAACTCTTTGGTCCGCGGCTTGTCGAAGCCCAGCCCGTCGACCACCACCACGTGGTTCTTGCGGAGCTTGGCCAGGACCGCCGAATCCCGCGCCAGCCGGCGCTGCTTGCGCGGCATCGCCTGACGAAAATCCCTCGGGACTTTCGCAAAGGTCATGCCGCCGCCGACGCGCTTGCCCGTCCGACGGTTGCCTACACGGGCGTTGCCCGTGCCCTTCTGGCGAAACAGCTTCTTGTCCGAGCCGGCCACTTCGCTGCGGCCCTTGGTCTTGACCGTCCCGACGCGCCGATTCGCGTGGTACATCACGACGGCCTGCTTGAGCAAAGCATACCGCACCGCCCCACCCAGCACCTTCTCATCGACGCTGAGCTTCTCGACCTCCTGGCCACTGCGGTTGTAAACACTCAATTCAATCATCGCTGGTACACTTCTCTATTTAGTTCTGGGGCCTTTTTGCCGTTTGCACGATGCAATAGCCGCCCGCCGGGCCGGGCACCGCACCCTTGACGATCAGCAGGTTCTTCTCCTCGTCGATCGCCACCAGGCTGTGGTTCTTGGTCGTGATGCGCCGATGGCCCATGTGTCCGGCCATCCGCTTGCCTTTCTTCGGGTGGCCGCCGGTACCCGCATTGCTCGCAAAGCTCGATATCGAGCCCGGCGCCCGGTGCTTGCGCTCGGTACCGTGCGAGGCGGGAAAGCCGCCGAACCCATGACGCTTCATCACGCCGGCGAACCCCTTGCCCTTGCTGGTGCCGACCACATCGACGTATTTCGTCTCGCTGAACGAAGCCACCGTCAGCGAGTCTCCCGCGTGATACTCCGTTTCGGGTTTTCCGTCGAATCGCCACTCCCGGACGAAGCGCTTCGGAGTCGTGCCGGCCTTCGCGGTGTGGCCGACCTGCGGCTGTTTCCGCCGCGACTCTTTCACGTCGTCAAACCCGACCTGGATGGCGTCATATCCATCCGTCTCGGCGGTCTTGACCTGCGTGATCGTGCACGGACCGGCCTCGATCACCGT
This portion of the Anaerobaca lacustris genome encodes:
- the rplV gene encoding 50S ribosomal protein L22, whose product is MISATKLREVCQQQRMTADDLGKSLARGGFDDKKAAAAVRNWQKGLFKPKPRTEDVRRLAEALDVEPLEIADWRSSYQYAPMSARKVRLVTQLIVGRSVQDAMDVLKFTRKRAAPMVDKVLKAAVADADEQQADVEQLYVSEARVDDAGVRLGTKRWIPKDRGRAHPIRKRACHIHVTVTQA
- the rpsS gene encoding 30S ribosomal protein S19 codes for the protein MSRSLKKGPFVDEKLFAKVNRQISENSRNPIKTWARRCTIVPEFVGFTFMVHNGKLFHKVFVTEDMVGHKLGEFSLTRTFKGHSSKKIK
- the rplB gene encoding 50S ribosomal protein L2, translated to MGIRIYRPTSAGRRNSSVNDYSELTTNRPEKTLCKRIKKRGGRNHHGVTTTRFRGGGARRIYRMIDFKRNKDGMTAKVATVEYDPNRSCFISLLEYADGEKRYILCPMGIKVGDVIESGPVCEPKPGNAMPLSAIPASLEVHNVEMTAGQGGKLVRGAGNAARIVAKDGDWVTLVLPSGEMRMVRKECRATIGRLSNAEHQNVRIGKAGRKRHMGRRPHVRGKAMNPVAHPMGGGEGRSNGGRHPCSPKGKLAKGGKTRNPRKTSNNRIIRRRKNTRQGQLTL
- the rplW gene encoding 50S ribosomal protein L23, with the translated sequence MIVRPLVTEQGMHFANAKGAYSFEVNRKANKTQVKNAVERIYGVKVDKVRTANRKGKHRRRGRTIGMTSSWKKAVVYLQPDYHIDLF
- the rplD gene encoding 50S ribosomal protein L4 gives rise to the protein MIELSVYNRSGQEVEKLSVDEKVLGGAVRYALLKQAVVMYHANRRVGTVKTKGRSEVAGSDKKLFRQKGTGNARVGNRRTGKRVGGGMTFAKVPRDFRQAMPRKQRRLARDSAVLAKLRKNHVVVVDGLGFDKPRTKEFASVLKSLKIDRSCLVAVKEYDQNLYKSVRNVQKVDVLPVADLNAGDICTHQRMLFTKDALMAFLNRDAAGES
- the rplC gene encoding 50S ribosomal protein L3; translated protein: MTMLLGKKVGMTRVYDASGRLIPVTVIEAGPCTITQVKTAETDGYDAIQVGFDDVKESRRKQPQVGHTAKAGTTPKRFVREWRFDGKPETEYHAGDSLTVASFSETKYVDVVGTSKGKGFAGVMKRHGFGGFPASHGTERKHRAPGSISSFASNAGTGGHPKKGKRMAGHMGHRRITTKNHSLVAIDEEKNLLIVKGAVPGPAGGYCIVQTAKRPQN